The Mesorhizobium sp. AR02 genomic interval GAATGAAATAGTAGGCGCCGGGCAGGATCGTCGCCACGGTCCCCGCCTTGGCCATAGCCATGGAGCCCGCCTCGTCCGTATATTCGAGATGGTCGGCGGACAGCGCGCCATAGCTGGCGGCAAGCGCTGCCCCGTGCAGGTTGGACAGTTGGTCGGCGTGAAGCTTGACCGGCAGGCCTAGGGCCTTGGCGGCATCGAAAACGCGCGCCATCTGCTCAGGTGAGAACGCTATGCCTTCGCAAAAACCGTCGACCGCATCGGCCAGTCCCTCGGCGGCAACCGCTGGAACAATCTGCTTGGCGACCAAATCGATAAAAGCGTCCTTGTCACCCTTGGCTTCGGGCGGCAGTGCGTGTGCGGCGAGGCACGTCGTGCGGACGGTGACGGGGCGTTCATTGGCCAGCCGGCGGGCGGCGCGCAACGACTTCTTCTCATGGTCGAGATCGAGGCCGTAGCCCGATTTGACTTCGACCGACGTGACACCTTCGGCCATCAGCGCATCGAGGCGCGGCAGCGTCTGGGCAACGAGCTCATCCTCGTTTGCCGCGCGCAGCGACTTGACCGAGGAAACAATACCGCCGCCAGCGCGGGCCACTTCTTCATAGGTAGCGCCGGCCAGCCGCATCTCGAATTCGTTGGCGCGGTTGCCGGCATAGACAAGATGCGTGTGGCAATCGATCAGGCCGGGCGTGATCCAGCGGCCCTCGCAATCAATGATCTCGGCGCCCTGCCCGACGGAAGCCGGCATCTCCGCTTCGGCGCCGGCATAGACGATAAGCCCGTCGCGGGCAGCAACGGCGCCCTTCTCGACGACGCCGAGGCCAGCCGCGCCGTCGGCCATGGTCGCCAACCGCGCATTGCGCCACAGACGAAGGCCGCTCTTCCCGTTTGCTCTACCCATCATCTTTTCCATTTGAAAGGATGACGATTATGTATATACATATTGAAACGCGACGCAAGTGGTCTCGTCGCTCGGGCATGCAGATTTGGAGACGGACGTGACGGCGATCTTTGCGGAACAGGCGCTGCTGCCCGAGGGCTGGCAAGGCAATGTCAGGATCGCACTCGATGGAGGCCGCATCGCCACCGTCGAAGCGGGTACCACTCCGCAGGCCGGCGACGAGCGCCACGCCATCCTGGTGCCAGGCATGCCCAATCTGCACAGCCACGCCTTCCAGCGCGGCATGGCCGGCCTTGCCGAGCTTCGCGGCCCGTCCGCCGACAGTTTCTGGAGTTGGCGCGAGGTGATGTACCGCTTCGCGCTGTCGATGACTCCTGATCAGGTCGAGGCGGTTGCCGCACAGCTCTATGTCGAGATGCTGGAGGCCGGTTTTTCCCGCGTCGGTGAATTCCACTATTTGCACCACGACCGCGATGGAAAGCCCTACGCCAATCTCGCCGAGATGGCCGAGCGGATCGCCGCCGCCGCCGGCGAAACGGGCATCGGCCTGACGCTGCTGCCGGTGTTTTATGCGCACTCCTCCTTCGGCGGTGCCGCGCCCAACGAAGGCCAGCGCCGATTCATCAACGATGTGAAACGGTTCTCCCGGCTTGTTGAGAAGTCTAGCGAATCGGTTCGCGCTTTGAATCAGGCCGTCGTTGGTGTCGCCCCGCACAGCCTGCGCGCCGCGACACCGGAGGAACTGACCCAAATTGCCGCTTTGGCGCCGAATGGGCCGATCCACATCCACGTCGCCGAACAGGTGAAGGAGGTCGAGGACTGCCTTGCCTGGTCCGGCGCGCGGCCGGTCGAATTTCTGCTCAGCCATGCCGATGTCGACCAGCGCTGGTGCCTGATCCACGCCACCCATATGACCGACGCCGAAACCATCGGCATGGCCAAGAGCGGCGCCATTGCCGGCCTTTGCCCAATCACCGAGGCCAATCTCGGCGACGGCACGTTTGCCGCGCCATTGTTCGGGGAGCATGGTGGCCGCTTCGGTGTCGGCTCCGATTCCAATGTGCTGATCGGCCTGCCCGACGAATTGCGCCAGCTCGAATATTCGCAGCGCCTTGCGCACCGCGCCCGCAATGTGCTTGCCGTGGCCGGCGGCTCGACCGGCCGTGCGCTGTTCGACGCAGCACTTGATGGCGGCAGCGTCGCGCTCGGCGCCGGCGCCTCGCGGATCGCCGTCGGCGCAGCTGCCGATCTCGTCTCGCTCGACGCCAAGACCCCCTCGCTGGCCGGCAAGACCGGCGACGCGATCCTCGACGCCTGGATCTTCGCCAATGGCAGCAAGGTCGACTGCGTCTGGGTGCATGGGCAGAAACAGGTCAGCGGCGGTCGGCATGCCAGGCGCGAAGCCATCGCCGAGCGGTTTCGCACTGTGATGACGGCGCTGTCGACATGAGCACGGTCGAGACAGTTGATGCCGACAGCGGCGGCTCGCTGCATCAGCGCATCCTGTCCGACATCAGCGAAAAGATCCTATCCGGCGCCTGGGCGCCCGGCCATCGCATCCCGTTCGAGCACGAGCTGACGACCGAGTACAATTGCTCGCGCATGACGGTGAACAAGGCCCTGTCGCAGTTGGCAAAGGCCGGGCTGATCGAACGCCGCCGCCGCTCAGGCAGCTTTGTCCGGCAGCCGCAGTCGCAGGCAGCGGTGCTGGAACTTCACGACATCAGGATCGAGGTCGAAGCGCTTGGCCTGCTTTATCGTTACGAGCGGCTGGAGCGCTTGAAGCGGCGCAGCAACGCAGACGACAGAGCGCTACTCGGGCTGTCCGCCGCAGGGTCGGTGCTATGGCTCGAAGGCCTGCATTTTGCCGGCGAACGGCCATTCGCGCTCGAGCAGCGCCTGATCAATCTTTCAGCGGTTCCTGAAGCCGGCAACGAAGAGTTCAGGGAAATCGCTGCCGGGCCCTGGCTGATCGGCCGTGTGCCGTGGAGCGAGGCCGAACACCGCATCCGTGCCATGGCCGCCGATGAGACCGTTGCCGACGCGCTCGACATCGATCCCGGCGCGCCCTGCCTGGTGGTCGAGCGCCGCACCTGGAGCGCGGAACACCCGGTCACCCATGTCCGGTTTGTCTATCCGGCGGAAAGCCACACGCTGGTGGCGCGTTTCACGCCGTCGCAGGGGTAGCGCCTTTTACCCTCCCCCTCGTGGGGAGGGTCGGCGAGCCGACGTTGCGAAGCAAGGTTGGCGAGACGGGGTGGGGGGCGGCGCCGACCCCCACCCCGCTGCTTTGCAGCGACCCTCCCCCCAAGGGGGAGGGTAAAAAGCTTAAATCGCCGCGGTAACAATAATCTCGACCAGATATTCCGGGCCGGCGAGCTTGGCTTCGCCGGTGGCGCGGGCGGGGGTGTGGCCCTTCGGCACCCACTTGTCCCACTCCGAATTCATCTCGGCGAAGGTGCCCATGTCGGCCAGCCAGATGATCGCCTGAACGATCTTGGTCTTGTCGGTGCCGGCCTTGGCCAGCAATTCGTCGATGGTCGCCAGGATATCGCGGGTCTGCGAGGCAACGTTGCCGCCGGGCTCGCCGACCTGGCCGGCCAGATAGGCGGTGTTGCCGTGGATGACGATCTGGCTCATGCGCGGGCCAACATCGATGCGACGAATGCTCATGGGAGGTTCCTTCCTGTTATGGGTGGCGACTGTTTAGAGTTGCGGTTCGCTTCGGGCAAGGCCGCCGGGCCAAATCCCCTTGGACCAGTGCGCAGGAGACTCACGGCAAGTTGAGCCCTCGGTCGCAATTCCGCCCGATTGGCTTGTTGACTAATGTAATAACATCACATATCCAATCGTCCCCTGCCCCCGGCCGGGTTTCGCTGCTCCACGGAACGACATGACTCAGACCTGCCTGACCTTCCGCGACCTGACGCTTGGCTATGGCAGCCACCCGGCGATTCATCATCTCGACGGCGCGATCCGCAAGGGCTCGCTGACGGCCGTGGTTGGCGCCAACGGCTCCGGCAAATCGACGCTGATGAAGGGCATTGTCGGCGTGCTGAAGCCGATGGCTGGCGAGGTTGTTCGCGCATCCGGCGTGCGCGCCGCCTACCTGCCGCAGCAATCGGAACTCGACCGCTCCTTCCCGGCACGCGTCGTCGATCTGGTCTCGCTCGGCCTGTGGCCGAAACGCGGCATGCTCGGCCGCTATACCAAGGAAGATCGCGATTCCGTCAGCCAGGCGTTGATGGCGGTCGGCCTTGGCGGTTTCGAGAAGCGTCCGATCGACACGCTGTCGGGCGGCCAGCTGCAGCGCACGCTGTTTGCCCGCGTGCTGTTGCAGGATGCCGACCTCATCCTGCTCGACGAACCATTCAATGCCGTCGATGCCAAGACGGTGGGCGACTTGATTGCGCTCATCAAGCGCTGGCACGGCGAGGAACGCACCATCATGGTCGTCGTCCACGATCTTGATCTCGTGCGCCAGAATTTCCCCGAAACCCTGCTTTTGGCTCGCCAGCCGATCGCGTGGGGCGAAACGCGCGAGACGCTGAAGCCGGAAAACCTGCTGCGCGCCCGCCGTTTTCATGAGGCCTGGGAAGAAAACGCTCCTTGGTGCGAACCGGACGAGCACGCTCATGATCATGGGCACGATCACGACCATCACGGCCACGCTCACGATCACGACCATCGCCACGGCGCCGGACCGAGGGCTGCCTGATGGACGCGCTCTACGGTCTTTTCATCGCGCCCTTCGCCGATTTCGGTTTCATGCAGCGGGCGCTGTTCGGCTCGCTGATGCTGTCGCTCGGCGCCTGCCCGATCGGCGTCTTCTTGATGCTGCGGCGCATGAGCCTGTCGGGCGACGCCATGGCGCATGCCATCCTGCCCGGGGCGGCCGCCGGCTTCCTGTTCTATGGGCTCGAAATCCTGCCGATGACCATTGGTGGCCTGATCGCCGGCGTCATCGTCGCGCTCGGCGCCGGTGCCGTCTCGCGCTTTACCATTCAGCGCGAGGACGCCTCGATGGCGGCCTTTTATCTGATCTCGCTCGCCATCGGCGTGCTGATGGTGTCGATCCGCGGCTCCAGCGTCGATCTCATGCATGTGCTGTTCGGCACGGTGCTGGCGCTCAACAACGAGGCGCTGATCCTGATTGGCGGCATCGTCGCGGTGACGCTGGTCAGCCTCGCTATCTTCTGGCGGGCGCTGGTCGCGGAATGCCTCGATCCGCTGTTCCTGCGTTCGGTCAGCAAGATGGGCAGCCCCGTGCATTTCATCTTCCTCGGCCTCGTCGTGCTCAATCTCGTCGGCGGCTTCCAGGCGCTCGGCACTTTGCTGTCCGTCGGGCTGATGATGCTGCCGGCGGCAGCCGCCCGCTTCTGGACGGTGCGCGTCGAGCCGATGTGCGTGCTGGCCGTGCTGATCGGCTTTGCCTCCTGCATCGCCGGGCTGCTTTTGTCCTATCACGCCTCGCTGCCGTCCGGTCCGGCCATCATCCTGTCGGCCGGCGTCGTCTACTTCGCCTCGATCCTGTTCGGCACGCGCGGCATTCTGCGCGCGCGCATCATCCATCACCGTCACAGAACGGCCTGATTCCCCGCCCCTGAAAGGAGACCCCGTCTATGTTGAAATCCATCCGTGCCGCCCTGGCGATGAGCGTTATAACATTAACTGCCTTTGGTGCGTCGTCGGCCTTCGCGGCACCGCTGAAAGTGGTCGCCAGCTTCACCGTCATTGCCGATTTTGCCAAAAATGTCGGCGGCGACCGTGTCGACATCACCACCATCGTCGGCCCGGATGGCGATGCCCATGTCTATGAGCCGAGTCCAGCCGACGCAGTCGCCATGGCCAAGGCCGATATCGTTCTGGTCAACGGCCTGCATTTCGAAGGCTTTTTGCAGCGGTTGGTCGACGCCAGCGCCACCAAGGCCTCGATCATCACCTTGACCAATGGCGTGACGCCGATCGACTTCAAGCCTGAATTCGCCGACGCGGACGCCGCCGAGGGTGCCGGCACCGGCGGCGGCAAGACCGTCACCGATCCGCACGCCTTCCAGTCGATCGCCAATGCCAAGATCTATGTGAAGAACATCGCCGAGGCATTCTGCGCCGCCGACAGTGAGGGCTGCGTCAGCTACCAGACCAATGCCGCCGCTTACGCCAAGAAGCTCGATGCGCTGGAAGGCGAAGTGAAGGCCGCGATCCAGTCGATCCCCGAGGCAAAGCGCGTCGTCATCACCTCGCATGATGCCTTCGGCTATTTCGAGCACGAATACGGCCTGACCTTCCTCGCCCCGCAAGGCATCTCGACCGATTCGGAACCATCGGCCGCCGATGTCGCCAAGCTGGTCGAGCAGGTGAAGCAGGACAAGGCCGCCGCGATCTTCGTGGAAAACATCACCAACCCGCGCCTGATCGAGCAAATCGCCAGCGAGACCGGCATCAAGGTGGGCGGCACACTCTATTCGGACGCGCTGTCGCAGGCCGATGGCCCCGGCTCGACCTATATCGACATGATGCACAACAACATTCGCCAGATCAAAGGCGCCATTCTCGGCAGCTGAGGCAAGCCCACTCTCGAAAGGCGGAGCCAGTCTCCGCCTTTTTCATCGGTTACTTTGTTATAAAATAACATAACAAGATGTAAATCACCCCTATCCTCCTGGATCCAAAAACATGAATCAAATACCCGGCTTCAAACGCCTTCCCGTCACGGTGCTTTCCGGCTTTCTCGGTGCCGGCAAGACCACGCTGCTCAACCACATCCTGTCGAACCGCGAGGGCCGCCGCGTCGCTGTCATCGTCAACGACATGAGCGAGATCAACATCGATGCCGAGCTGGTGCGCGACGGCGCCGACCTGTCACGCACCGACGAAAAACTGGTGGAGATGTCGAATGGCTGCATTGCTGCACGCTCCGCGACGACCTGTTGAAGGAGGTCCGCGCGCTGGCCGAACAGGGCCGCTTCGATTATCTGCTGATCGAATCGACCGGCATTTCCGAGCCCCTTCCCGTCGCCGCGACCTTCGATTTCCGCGACGAGACTGGGAATAGCCTGTCCGACGTTGCCCGCCTCGACACGATGGTGACCGTGGTCGACGCGCTCAATTTGCTCAAGGATTATTCCTCGTCGGATTTCCTCAAGCAGCGCGGCCAATCGCTTGGCGAGCAGGACAGCCGGGCGCTGGTCGACCTTCTGGTCGAGCAGATCGAGTTCGCCGACATCGTGGTGCTGAACAAGATCGGCTTGGCGAGCCCGCACCAGCGCGATATGGCAAGGCTGATCGTGCGGGCGCTCAACCCCGATGCCGAGATGGTCGAAGCCGATTTTGGCAAGGTGCCGCTCGACAAGGTGCTCGCCACCGGCCGTTTCGATTTCGACAAGGCGCAGCAGAACCCGCTCTGGTTCAAGGAACTCAATGGTTTTCGCGATCATGTTGCCGAGACGGAGGAATACGGCATCCGCTCCTTCGTCTACCGGGCGCGAAAACCGTTCGAGCCGGCTGGGTTTCAGGCCTTCATCGATCGCGCATGGCCAGGCGTGGTGCGCGCCAAAGGCTTCTTCTGGCTGGCGACACGGCCGCGCCATGTCGGCGAAATGAGCCAGGCCGGCGCATTGGTGCGGACCGAAAAGCGCGGCCTGTGGTGGGCCGCCGTGCCGCAAAGCCGCTGGCCCGACCATGCGGACTGGCGCCAAAGCATGGCCCCCTATCTCGACCCTGTCTGGGGCGATCGCCGCCAGGAACTGGTCTTCATCGGCTGCGAACCGATGGACGAGGCGAAAATCCGCACTGAACTGGACGACTGCCTTGTCGAAACCGAGGACTTCCGTCCCGAACTGTGGCGGGCGCTACCCGATCCGTTCCCGGCCTGGGCAGCCTGAGTTGGAATCCTCGCCGGAAACGTCTATCTCTGCAGAACGATTTCCGCCGGCGGATTGCCGGCCACGTCGGGGAGTGGCAAGACTCCTCGACAAACCAGATTGCGAGGATGCAGCCATGGAATACCGCGAAATCAGCGAGGATTATTCGGTCTCTGGCCAGATCCAGGCCGAAGACATCGCCGCCATCAAGGAAGCCGGCTTCAAGAGCGTCATCTGCAACCGGCCTGACGATGAGCAGCCCGGCCAGCCTTCGGCCAAAAGCATCGGGTCGGCGGTCGAAGCCGCCGGCCTCGCCTTCCGCTACATCCCCGTCATCAGCGGCCAGATCACCGCCGAGAACGTGGAAGACCAGGCCGAGGCGCTGGACGCGCTCGAAGGCCCGGTCTTCGCCTATTGCCGCTCGGGTGCGCGCTGCACGAATCTGTACGGGCTGATCCAGCAGTCGAAGGGCTGAAAATTGTCCAGCGCAAGGTGTGCTGAGATTCAGGTCAGGCCGAGTCGAAAATGGTGGTTTCCGAGAACCGGAGCGGAGCGTACTTAAAGTACGTGAGCACCGGAAGCGCAGGAAGCCGCCATTTGCAGACCGGTCTCACCTGAATATCGACACACCTTAAATCGGCAGCGCACCGGTCTCCTTCAGCGTCTCCAGCACGATCGCCGTCTTCACATGCTGGACGGATTCATGCGGCAGGAGCACGCCGTTGACGAATTCCGACAGTGATTTGAGATCGGGCGTCACCACCTTCAGGATATAATCCATCTCGCCGGTCAGCGCGTGCGCCTCCTGCACCTCCGGCAGCCGCGCCACCAGTTCGCCGAAGCGCCTGGCGTTGTCGCGGTTGTGGGTGGCAAGCGTTACCGAAATGACGTTGACCAGCGAGAAGCCGAGCTTGTCGCGGTCGAGCACCGCCCGATAGCCCTTGATGTAGCCGTCCTCCTCGAGCCGCTGGCGGCGGCGCGAGCATTGCGATGCCGACAGGTTCACCCGCTCCGAGAGATCGTTGTTGGTCAGCCGCGCGTCACCCTGCAGGAGCGCCATTATCTTGCGGTCAAGCTGATCAATGCGCGCCTCATCCATGGTTTTATCTCTCATCATGCATGTTTCACGCATGACATCATCATTTCAAGCGTTTGAATGCAAGCACCATGCGCCGGCTCCGCGCTATGATGGCGTGAGATGGCCTTTTCAGGCCAAGCCAGTTTTCGGAGGAATACCATGGGTCCCTTCCCGCACGACGCCCCGCCCGCCACGATCAGCAAGGACAACCCTGCCGGCACCGATGGTTTCGAGTTCGTCGAATTCGCGCATCCGGAGCCACAGAAGCTGGCCGAGTTGTTCACCCGCATGGGCTATGTGGCGGTGGCCAAGCATCGCAGCAAGGACATCACCGTCTGGCGCCAGGGCGACATCAACTATGTCGTCAATGCCGAACCGGGCTCGCATGCGATGAAATTCGCCGACAAGCACGGCCCCTGCGCGGCCTCGATGGCCTGGCGGGTGGTCGATGCCAAGCATGCGTTCGACCACGCCGTCTCGAAGGGCGCCACCCCATACGAAGGCGACGACAAGGCGCTCGACGTGCCGGCGATATCAGGCATCGGTGGCTCGCTGCTCTATTTCATCGATACCTACGGCACGAAGGGTTCGGCTTACGATGCCGAGTTCGAGTGGATCGGCGCGCGCGATCCGCGGCCGCAAGGCGTCGGCTTCTATTTTCTCGATCACCTCACCCACAATGTCTATCGCGGCCAGATGGACAAATGGTGGGATTTCTACCGCAATCTGTTCGGCTTCAAGCAGATCCATTTCTTCGACATTGACGGCAAGATCACCGGCCTGGTCAGCCGCGCCATCACCTCGCCCTGCGGCAAGATCCGCATTCCGCTCAACGAATCCAAGGACGAGACCAGCCAGATCGCCGAGTATCTGAAGAAGTACAATGGCGAAGGCATCCAGCACATCGCGGTCGGCACCGACGAGATCTACGCCGCCACCGACAAGCTGGCCGACAACGGGCTGAAGTTCATGCCCGGCCCGCCGGAAACCTATTACGACATGTCCTATGCCAGGGTGAACGGCCATGACGAGCCTATCGAGCGGATGAAGAAGCACGGCATCCTCATCGACGGCGAAGGCGTGGTCGACGGTGGCATGACCAAGATCCTGCTGCAGATATTCTCGAAAACCGTGATCGGACCGATCTTCTTCGAGTTCATCCAGCGCAAGGGCGACGAAGGCTTTGGCGAAGGAAATTTCCGCGCATTGTTCGAATCGATCGAGCAGGACCAGATCAAGCGTGGCGTGATCAAGGTGGATGGTAAAGCGGCGTAACGCTCAAACTTGCTTGCGGCTTGACCTCTTATGACCTAAATTCTGGTCATAAGAGGTCGTCTATGAATATCCCGATGGCAAAAGCGAAGGCCCAGCTTTCCGAACTGGTGAAACGTGCCCAGGCTGGCGAAGAAATCCACCTGACACGGCATGGAGAGGTTGTCGCAACCTTGAGCGCTCCCGCTCGGGCTGTTGGTAGCAAACGCTTGTTGGGGGCCCTGAAAGGCCAAATCCAGATATCGGACGACTTTGATGAACTCGGTCCCGAATGGGACGAGTATATTAAATGAGCAGTCAATATCTGGTCGACACCCACATTCTACTTTGGGTGCTCAACGCGGATTCACGTCTTTCGGATCACCATCGCGACATCTTTTTAGCGGGTGAGAATGTCGTCGTCAGCGCCGTCTCGGTGGCAGAGATCGCAATCAAGAAATCGCTCGGCAAAATCGCGGTCACTGGCAACATCGTAGACATCCTGCGATCGAACGGGATTCCAATCCTCAGCGTGAATGAACTACACGCCGCGAGGCTTGAGCATTTGCCGCTCCATCATCGAGACCCCTTTGACCGCCTGCTCATTGCGCAGGCCCAAATCGAAGGCCTGACATTGGTCACCGCGGATCGGCATTTTTCGGCTTATGATGTTGCGTTGATCTGATCATCCAGTCCCAGCCTCTCGACCTCCGCCTTCCTCAGCTTAATGTCATAGTCGAGCAAAAACTCGTCCAACTGCGGCGGCGCGACCGACGTGCCAGACAGCATGGCGTGCACCTGACCGCGGTGGTGGATATCGTGCAGGAAGACATGGGC includes:
- the hutI gene encoding imidazolonepropionase, translated to MGRANGKSGLRLWRNARLATMADGAAGLGVVEKGAVAARDGLIVYAGAEAEMPASVGQGAEIIDCEGRWITPGLIDCHTHLVYAGNRANEFEMRLAGATYEEVARAGGGIVSSVKSLRAANEDELVAQTLPRLDALMAEGVTSVEVKSGYGLDLDHEKKSLRAARRLANERPVTVRTTCLAAHALPPEAKGDKDAFIDLVAKQIVPAVAAEGLADAVDGFCEGIAFSPEQMARVFDAAKALGLPVKLHADQLSNLHGAALAASYGALSADHLEYTDEAGSMAMAKAGTVATILPGAYYFIRETKKPPVDLFRRHGVKMAVATDSNPGTSPLTSLLLTMNMAATLFGLTVDECLAGITREAARALGLLDKAGTLEAGKSADLAIWDIERPAELVYRMGFNPLHARIWRGQ
- a CDS encoding formimidoylglutamate deiminase, whose amino-acid sequence is MTAIFAEQALLPEGWQGNVRIALDGGRIATVEAGTTPQAGDERHAILVPGMPNLHSHAFQRGMAGLAELRGPSADSFWSWREVMYRFALSMTPDQVEAVAAQLYVEMLEAGFSRVGEFHYLHHDRDGKPYANLAEMAERIAAAAGETGIGLTLLPVFYAHSSFGGAAPNEGQRRFINDVKRFSRLVEKSSESVRALNQAVVGVAPHSLRAATPEELTQIAALAPNGPIHIHVAEQVKEVEDCLAWSGARPVEFLLSHADVDQRWCLIHATHMTDAETIGMAKSGAIAGLCPITEANLGDGTFAAPLFGEHGGRFGVGSDSNVLIGLPDELRQLEYSQRLAHRARNVLAVAGGSTGRALFDAALDGGSVALGAGASRIAVGAAADLVSLDAKTPSLAGKTGDAILDAWIFANGSKVDCVWVHGQKQVSGGRHARREAIAERFRTVMTALST
- the hutC gene encoding histidine utilization repressor, whose translation is MSTVETVDADSGGSLHQRILSDISEKILSGAWAPGHRIPFEHELTTEYNCSRMTVNKALSQLAKAGLIERRRRSGSFVRQPQSQAAVLELHDIRIEVEALGLLYRYERLERLKRRSNADDRALLGLSAAGSVLWLEGLHFAGERPFALEQRLINLSAVPEAGNEEFREIAAGPWLIGRVPWSEAEHRIRAMAADETVADALDIDPGAPCLVVERRTWSAEHPVTHVRFVYPAESHTLVARFTPSQG
- a CDS encoding RidA family protein, which encodes MSIRRIDVGPRMSQIVIHGNTAYLAGQVGEPGGNVASQTRDILATIDELLAKAGTDKTKIVQAIIWLADMGTFAEMNSEWDKWVPKGHTPARATGEAKLAGPEYLVEIIVTAAI
- the aztA gene encoding zinc ABC transporter ATP-binding protein AztA, encoding MTQTCLTFRDLTLGYGSHPAIHHLDGAIRKGSLTAVVGANGSGKSTLMKGIVGVLKPMAGEVVRASGVRAAYLPQQSELDRSFPARVVDLVSLGLWPKRGMLGRYTKEDRDSVSQALMAVGLGGFEKRPIDTLSGGQLQRTLFARVLLQDADLILLDEPFNAVDAKTVGDLIALIKRWHGEERTIMVVVHDLDLVRQNFPETLLLARQPIAWGETRETLKPENLLRARRFHEAWEENAPWCEPDEHAHDHGHDHDHHGHAHDHDHRHGAGPRAA
- the aztB gene encoding zinc ABC transporter permease AztB, whose protein sequence is MDALYGLFIAPFADFGFMQRALFGSLMLSLGACPIGVFLMLRRMSLSGDAMAHAILPGAAAGFLFYGLEILPMTIGGLIAGVIVALGAGAVSRFTIQREDASMAAFYLISLAIGVLMVSIRGSSVDLMHVLFGTVLALNNEALILIGGIVAVTLVSLAIFWRALVAECLDPLFLRSVSKMGSPVHFIFLGLVVLNLVGGFQALGTLLSVGLMMLPAAAARFWTVRVEPMCVLAVLIGFASCIAGLLLSYHASLPSGPAIILSAGVVYFASILFGTRGILRARIIHHRHRTA
- the aztC gene encoding zinc ABC transporter substrate-binding protein AztC: MLKSIRAALAMSVITLTAFGASSAFAAPLKVVASFTVIADFAKNVGGDRVDITTIVGPDGDAHVYEPSPADAVAMAKADIVLVNGLHFEGFLQRLVDASATKASIITLTNGVTPIDFKPEFADADAAEGAGTGGGKTVTDPHAFQSIANAKIYVKNIAEAFCAADSEGCVSYQTNAAAYAKKLDALEGEVKAAIQSIPEAKRVVITSHDAFGYFEHEYGLTFLAPQGISTDSEPSAADVAKLVEQVKQDKAAAIFVENITNPRLIEQIASETGIKVGGTLYSDALSQADGPGSTYIDMMHNNIRQIKGAILGS
- a CDS encoding TIGR01244 family sulfur transferase yields the protein MEYREISEDYSVSGQIQAEDIAAIKEAGFKSVICNRPDDEQPGQPSAKSIGSAVEAAGLAFRYIPVISGQITAENVEDQAEALDALEGPVFAYCRSGARCTNLYGLIQQSKG
- a CDS encoding Lrp/AsnC family transcriptional regulator, giving the protein MDEARIDQLDRKIMALLQGDARLTNNDLSERVNLSASQCSRRRQRLEEDGYIKGYRAVLDRDKLGFSLVNVISVTLATHNRDNARRFGELVARLPEVQEAHALTGEMDYILKVVTPDLKSLSEFVNGVLLPHESVQHVKTAIVLETLKETGALPI
- the hppD gene encoding 4-hydroxyphenylpyruvate dioxygenase; translation: MGPFPHDAPPATISKDNPAGTDGFEFVEFAHPEPQKLAELFTRMGYVAVAKHRSKDITVWRQGDINYVVNAEPGSHAMKFADKHGPCAASMAWRVVDAKHAFDHAVSKGATPYEGDDKALDVPAISGIGGSLLYFIDTYGTKGSAYDAEFEWIGARDPRPQGVGFYFLDHLTHNVYRGQMDKWWDFYRNLFGFKQIHFFDIDGKITGLVSRAITSPCGKIRIPLNESKDETSQIAEYLKKYNGEGIQHIAVGTDEIYAATDKLADNGLKFMPGPPETYYDMSYARVNGHDEPIERMKKHGILIDGEGVVDGGMTKILLQIFSKTVIGPIFFEFIQRKGDEGFGEGNFRALFESIEQDQIKRGVIKVDGKAA
- a CDS encoding type II toxin-antitoxin system Phd/YefM family antitoxin is translated as MAKAKAQLSELVKRAQAGEEIHLTRHGEVVATLSAPARAVGSKRLLGALKGQIQISDDFDELGPEWDEYIK
- a CDS encoding type II toxin-antitoxin system VapC family toxin; the encoded protein is MSSQYLVDTHILLWVLNADSRLSDHHRDIFLAGENVVVSAVSVAEIAIKKSLGKIAVTGNIVDILRSNGIPILSVNELHAARLEHLPLHHRDPFDRLLIAQAQIEGLTLVTADRHFSAYDVALI